One Methanocaldococcus infernus ME DNA segment encodes these proteins:
- a CDS encoding RNA-protein complex protein Nop10 → MKIRKCERCGRYTLKEICPVCGGKTFYPKPPKFSLEDRWGEYRRKLKRALRNKLPMQSSDTVN, encoded by the coding sequence ATGAAGATAAGGAAGTGTGAAAGGTGTGGAAGATACACTCTAAAAGAGATTTGTCCAGTCTGTGGAGGAAAAACCTTCTATCCAAAACCTCCAAAATTTTCCTTGGAGGATAGATGGGGAGAGTATAGAAGAAAGCTAAAAAGAGCTCTAAGAAATAAACTTCCTATGCAAAGCTCTGACACAGTTAATTAA
- a CDS encoding translation initiation factor IF-2 subunit alpha, whose protein sequence is MRKDFPEEGDIVIGTVKEVKPYGAFVELLEYPGKEGLIHISEVTSGWVRNIRDHVKVGQRVVAKVLRVNKEKGHIDLSLKRVSDQQRREKVQEWKRFQRAVKMLERAAEKLGKSLEQAWDEVGYLLEDEFGELYNAFETLVIEGKEALDDLEISDEWKETLYEVAKESIELTNVEVEGIIEMTCFEPDGIKKIKRALTNALKANPYEDVEVKITYVGAPKYRVEVIAPDYKSGEEVFKKVCERAIKFIKKYGGEGKYYRVES, encoded by the coding sequence ATGAGAAAGGATTTCCCTGAAGAGGGAGACATAGTTATAGGAACTGTGAAAGAGGTTAAACCTTATGGAGCATTTGTTGAGCTTTTAGAGTATCCTGGGAAAGAAGGGTTAATTCATATCTCAGAGGTTACTTCAGGATGGGTTAGGAATATAAGGGATCATGTCAAGGTTGGCCAGAGGGTTGTAGCTAAGGTTTTAAGGGTAAATAAGGAGAAGGGGCATATAGACTTATCCCTTAAGAGAGTTAGTGATCAACAAAGGAGAGAGAAGGTTCAGGAGTGGAAGAGGTTCCAGAGAGCAGTGAAGATGCTTGAAAGAGCAGCTGAAAAGCTTGGGAAAAGTTTAGAGCAAGCTTGGGATGAGGTTGGCTACTTGTTAGAGGATGAGTTTGGAGAGCTATATAATGCCTTTGAAACCTTGGTTATAGAGGGTAAAGAAGCCTTAGATGACTTAGAGATAAGTGATGAGTGGAAAGAGACTCTCTATGAAGTGGCTAAGGAGAGTATAGAGCTAACAAATGTTGAGGTTGAAGGAATCATAGAGATGACATGCTTTGAGCCAGATGGAATTAAGAAGATAAAAAGAGCCCTAACAAATGCTTTAAAGGCTAATCCTTATGAGGATGTTGAGGTTAAAATAACTTATGTTGGAGCTCCTAAGTATAGGGTTGAGGTTATAGCTCCAGACTATAAGAGTGGGGAGGAAGTGTTTAAAAAGGTTTGTGAGAGAGCTATAAAGTTCATTAAAAAGTATGGTGGAGAAGGAAAGTACTATAGGGTAGAATCATGA